GAATGGCTCCATACATTAGGACTCACAGACATGCTTCGCAGTGACTCTCCCACAGCCGTGTCcagtgcacgcacgcacgcacgcactgcATGGTAGAAATGCCTCTGCCTAGCTAATACTCCCATCACTCCGGTTCCAGTAACTCCCTTCACCACAAACCTCTGGAACACTCTGTGGATAGGACTGTAATGTCTGCTGTCACATGGAGTTGCGTAACCCTTAGTGAAGCCGTAGCTGAAATTGTCTGTTAGTGGtggattcatttttattttattccttaTTTTATATTCAAGTGAATGAAGTGCCTCGTCCAACCCTACTGTAGTGATCAGTCGTAATGTGTGTACTATGACTAATGTGTTAAGACCCATTAAATTGACATGTGTAGGTAGGGAATCTACCATCACTCACTGGTCTTTCATTCTTCCAGAGAATCATTTTGAACTGCTTGCGTAAAGCCAGGTAAGGTTAATGGGAAAGGCTGTTGAAACTTGAATAAGACGTTTGTGACCGTGGCTTTGGGAGAACAGGTCCGTATGTGCTGGGAaaagggcttgatgattaggACTGCAGTTGAAGAGGCTCCTGAAAGCTGTTTCGGTTGGAAATCAGTCAGTGACAAGTTGTCGTAATTAAGCGTTTTCAGCTGTGAAGGTGTGGCGTTAAGAGGAACCGGGTGGATCATTAACCACTATAAAGGTGTGGCCCTGGGAGGAGCAGCATCACTGTGTCCGAGCTGTCACACAGTGAACCTGCCGAGCCGGTTCTGAGGGATAATACTGTTCGTCAGCAGCCGTCAGGGGAGGCAGGCGTCTTGCTCTCATGGCCGCATGCGCAGGCGGAGTCATGGCCCAGGGTTAAAGGTCTGGGAGGTGGGGCTGGGCACTTGGCATTCCTGTCCCGCAGCTGTCTctccgcccccacccccccccttcctTTAGCCTTTGCTTGTTCTCGAGTGTTGTTATTTCTGGGACCATTCAGAGGGAGGACAGTAGCCACTTCTCTTACCTGGGTGAAGTAGTAGTCGTCTAAATATAATTCAGCTGTACAAAGCTGTCCACAAACCATTCAGGAGAAGAAAGAAGCCGGACTGTGTACTGGTAAAACCAAGAAAAGGATTCTAGGAAACATTTGGAAGTTTAATTCGTTGCCTAATGttaattctttttttcctctttcagGTAATTTTCCATTGCAGTTGGTTTAAGCCCCGGAGGCTAGCATGGCGATGCAGAGTGAGTTCGTTTGACAGTTTGTTCGCTTGCGTTTCTGTCTTCccttctctcactgtcttctaTTCATCCATTGTTTTCTTCCTCTTCCGCTTGGTcatttttgtaacatttcactTCCTCGTCTCTTCTGCCCCTTCCTCTCGCCCCGCAAAGGTCTTCCTATCCTTTGTTCAGCCTAATCGTCCCCCATTAGAATAAAGTGTGAAGTACATAATGGGTCATTTTAACTTCCCAGTCATCCATATGAACCCCTCTCTGCCCTCACTCTGCCTCTGTTCAGTGGGCCAGGCCGAGAGCTCTAACAGCAGTGATGAATTTAGTGTTCAAGTGTTACCCTCATATTATTCCCATGATCCCCTGCAGTGCGCGAGGAAAGCACGGCGAAGGTGAACGAGTGGAAGCAGACGTACTATGGCGGAGACTCTGGGTTCCAGTCAGGAGCCACCACAGTGAGGACGGACGACGACGGCACTGAATACAGCAGCAAGCAGTACACCACGGTCACCACCACGGTCATCTCCGACAGCCCCGCCGGTAGGCCCCGCCCACCGCCTAGCTTTCTGACGACCCGCCCGCTTGCCCTCCCCGTGGCTAAAAACCGAACTgtcgcacctccctccctgtagATGTGGAGTCTCAGTACGCCCTGACCCGGTCCCAGCGCGTCCGGGCCGCCATGTTCCCCGAGACCATGGAGTGCACAGCGGTCCTGTCCACCCAGACGGACGCGTCCCAGATGACCAACGTGCAGCGGCTGGCCGAGCCCTCGCAGCTCCTCAAGACGGCCATCGTCCACCTGATCAACTACCAGGACGATGCCGAGCTCGCCACTCGCGCCATCCCCGAGCTGACCAAGCTGCTGAACGATGAGGACCCGGTACGGCTGTTTGTCTGATCCATCTGTTTGACGTCTTAGACAACCAAACCATCACTGCTTACGATAATAGAAAcaagtaacccccccccccacaaagcAAACACATATCTTAGATTCTAGACAAAATGCaatttcttgatttttttataattcgtTTGTATTGCTTTTAACACGTATTCCTTTCTTGTGACGGAAATGACACCGACCCTCCCCGTCCCTGTTCCAGGTGGTGGTCAACAAAGCAGCCATGATCGTCAACCAGCTGACCCGGAAGGAGGCGTCCCGCCGGGCCCTGATGTCGTCTCCCCAGATGGTGGCGTCGGTGGTCCGGGCCATGCAGAACACCGGGGACATGGAGACGGCCCGGGCCACGGCCAGCATCCTCCACAACCTGTCCCACCAGAGGGAGGGCCTGCTGTCCATCTTCAAGTCCGGGGGCATCCCCGCTCTAGTCCGCATGCTCAGGTACCGGGGGGTTGGAGGGGCGTATTCGTTCATAGGACACAAGTCATAGAAAGGTCGCATCTACAATCGGGAACAGGCGCACTTGTCAGGCCACGCCTTCTGAGGCGGTGCTTTGACGACGTCCCGTGTCTCCCCTCCGTCAGCTCCCCCATGGAGTCGGTGCTGTTCTACGCCATCACCACGCTGCACAACCTGCTGCTGCACCAGGAGGGCGCCAAGATGGCGGTGCGCCTGGCCGACGGCCTGCAGAGGATGGTGCCCCTCCTGAAGAACTCCAACCCCAAGTTCCTGGCCATCACCACCGACTGCCTGCAGCTGCTGTCCTACGGCAACCAAGAGAGCAAGGTGattgggtgggagggagggaggggggtgtgTGACTGACGCCCATCTGCCGTTTGTGTGACTGGCTCGGGATGTGTGCACTATGGTTTAATGTCCAGGTATACAGCGCCTTGCTTTAGTTCTGACACCGTTCATGTGAACGGGTTGGTGTTGACCGAGCTTTTAACTGGTACTGTACGTCTGAGCGGACCTATCCGCTTCTTGTAGTATGGTGACTGTTCTGACCCGTCGGACTCGGTCCCCCTAACCGTTCAAACTGTTAAGTCCTACAAGTATTCGGGGTTGAGGCCCATCCTGACGCAGGGAAACGGCGTCGCACCATATCCCACTGTCGACTCCATTTCCCATAACACCCTCCTCCTCCCGTCTTTTCTCAGCTGATCATCTTGGCCAACAACGGTCCAGAGGGCTTGGTCCACATAATGAGGAACTACAGTTATGAGAAGCTGCTCTGGACCACCAGCCGGGTGCTCAAAGTGCTGTCCGTCTGCCCCAGCAACAAGCCCGCCATCGTGGATGCAGGTGGGCTCTCTACAAAGTGCGGCCGAGAAACCTCGGCAGCTGGGAAACGTTATCGTTTTCCGTTTGAGGTTATGAGCGACGCCGCAAATTGACTTCCTCTTTGCCTCTGTCCCCGCCCCTCCGCCAGGCGGGATGCAGGCCCTGGGGAAACACCTGACTGGCTCCAGTCAGCGCCTGATGCAGAACTGTCTGTGGACCCTGAGGAACCTGTCCGACGCCGCCACTAAACAGGTGAGCGGGTCCCTGGGCTCGGCCCGTTCGAACCCAACAAATCAGACCGGCCCTCGCGCGTCCACAATGTCCTAAGTCTTTTC
Above is a window of Esox lucius isolate fEsoLuc1 chromosome 9, fEsoLuc1.pri, whole genome shotgun sequence DNA encoding:
- the jupa gene encoding junction plakoglobin a isoform X1; amino-acid sequence: MAMQMREESTAKVNEWKQTYYGGDSGFQSGATTVRTDDDGTEYSSKQYTTVTTTVISDSPADVESQYALTRSQRVRAAMFPETMECTAVLSTQTDASQMTNVQRLAEPSQLLKTAIVHLINYQDDAELATRAIPELTKLLNDEDPVVVNKAAMIVNQLTRKEASRRALMSSPQMVASVVRAMQNTGDMETARATASILHNLSHQREGLLSIFKSGGIPALVRMLSSPMESVLFYAITTLHNLLLHQEGAKMAVRLADGLQRMVPLLKNSNPKFLAITTDCLQLLSYGNQESKLIILANNGPEGLVHIMRNYSYEKLLWTTSRVLKVLSVCPSNKPAIVDAGGMQALGKHLTGSSQRLMQNCLWTLRNLSDAATKQEGLDNLLQTLVGLLSSDDVNMLTCSTGILSNLTCNNARNKSLVTQGNGIESLIHAVLRAGEKEDVAEPAVCALRHLTSRHPEAEMAQNAVRMHYGIPAIVKLLNKPFYWPVIKAVVGLIRNLALCPENQAPLRDAGAIPRLVNLLLQAHQDTQKHGSAAQQTYQVNDGVRMEEIVEGCTGALHILARDPVNRVEIANMDTIPLFVQLLYSPVENVKRVSAGALCELALDKQSAERIDAEGASAPLMELLHSNNEGIATYAAAVLFRISEDKTADYKKRVSVELTHSLFKHDPSSWEAAHNSTMEAGYPPDEMDAAYQYQQGYPGDMQEIPMDGEMAMMHDLDYQGGGIPYDMRQQGYPEPY
- the jupa gene encoding junction plakoglobin a isoform X2 encodes the protein MAMQMREESTAKVNEWKQTYYGGDSGFQSGATTVRTDDDGTEYSSKQYTTVTTTVISDSPADVESQYALTRSQRVRAAMFPETMECTAVLSTQTDASQMTNVQRLAEPSQLLKTAIVHLINYQDDAELATRAIPELTKLLNDEDPVVVNKAAMIVNQLTRKEASRRALMSSPQMVASVVRAMQNTGDMETARATASILHNLSHQREGLLSIFKSGGIPALVRMLSSPMESVLFYAITTLHNLLLHQEGAKMAVRLADGLQRMVPLLKNSNPKFLAITTDCLQLLSYGNQESKLIILANNGPEGLVHIMRNYSYEKLLWTTSRVLKVLSVCPSNKPAIVDAGGMQALGKHLTGSSQRLMQNCLWTLRNLSDAATKQEGLDNLLQTLVGLLSSDDVNMLTCSTGILSNLTCNNARNKSLVTQGNGIESLIHAVLRAGEKEDVAEPAVCALRHLTSRHPEAEMAQNAVRMHYGIPAIVKLLNKPFYWPVIKAVVGLIRNLALCPENQAPLRDAGAIPRLVNLLLQAHQDTQKHGSAAQQTYQDGVRMEEIVEGCTGALHILARDPVNRVEIANMDTIPLFVQLLYSPVENVKRVSAGALCELALDKQSAERIDAEGASAPLMELLHSNNEGIATYAAAVLFRISEDKTADYKKRVSVELTHSLFKHDPSSWEAAHNSTMEAGYPPDEMDAAYQYQQGYPGDMQEIPMDGEMAMMHDLDYQGGGIPYDMRQQGYPEPY